The proteins below are encoded in one region of Halogranum gelatinilyticum:
- a CDS encoding alpha/beta fold hydrolase: MPFVQTGDSRTYYEQRGDGPPVVFVHAAILDHSLWDAQAEALADEYTTVVYDLRGHGRTGGSTREQYAVELLADDLHALVTGLGLDRPVVCGLSLGGLVAQSYAARYPDDLSGLVLADTFTPPILSRGEWFLRRVVLNALVYPVRLVGYERVEKANVWLTERVFRGSGGDYEQIEQLRATGPKMTTDEFAKVIHSMTRFHEERVDLAAIAVPTLVLYGEHELPFVRHHAAELAARLRDVAVDVIPDAGHASNLDAPDEFTDTVRRFLRERVALYEASE; encoded by the coding sequence ATGCCCTTCGTCCAGACCGGCGACAGCCGGACGTACTACGAGCAGCGCGGCGACGGCCCGCCGGTCGTCTTCGTCCACGCGGCCATCCTCGACCACTCGCTGTGGGACGCCCAAGCCGAGGCACTCGCCGACGAGTATACGACCGTCGTCTACGACCTCCGCGGCCACGGCCGGACCGGCGGGTCGACACGGGAGCAGTACGCCGTCGAACTGCTCGCCGACGACCTCCACGCGCTCGTGACGGGTCTCGGGCTGGACCGCCCGGTCGTCTGCGGTCTCTCGCTCGGCGGCCTCGTCGCACAGTCCTACGCGGCGCGGTATCCAGACGACCTGTCGGGGCTCGTTCTCGCCGACACGTTCACCCCACCCATCCTCTCTCGCGGGGAGTGGTTCCTGCGACGCGTCGTCCTGAACGCGCTCGTGTATCCGGTCCGGCTCGTCGGCTACGAGCGTGTCGAGAAGGCAAACGTCTGGCTGACTGAACGTGTCTTCCGCGGCTCCGGCGGCGACTACGAGCAGATCGAACAGCTCCGTGCGACCGGGCCGAAGATGACCACCGACGAGTTCGCGAAGGTGATTCACTCGATGACGCGGTTCCACGAGGAGCGCGTCGACCTCGCGGCCATCGCTGTGCCGACGCTCGTCCTCTACGGCGAGCACGAACTGCCGTTCGTGCGGCACCACGCGGCCGAGCTGGCCGCACGACTCCGCGACGTCGCGGTCGACGTGATTCCTGACGCTGGCCACGCCTCGAACCTCGACGCGCCCGACGAGTTCACCGACACCGTCCGTCGGTTCCTGCGCGAGCGCGTCGCTCTCTACGAAGCGAGCGAGTGA
- a CDS encoding SDR family NAD(P)-dependent oxidoreductase, with protein MTYIPRAVRQGHHVLRPLTTRTDADAREFFSVDVDEWSMTAQSVTRADLSDTVALITGASRGVGRGVALELGSAGATVYVTGRSVDDDRTEDLPGTVTETADLVTERGGEGVAVHCDHTVDGDVAALFERIADEQGRLDVLVNNVWGGYEGHDETFADPFWEQSLDRWPGMFDAGVRAHYTATRLAAPTMIEEGDGLVVFVSAGDGEKYRGSVMYDVAKTAVDRMGKAVAHELRPHGVASVVLHPGFVSTERVERAFAEMDEDVPDTTHSPEFVGRAVVALAGDDGVMGKSGGVYKTADLGTEYGFTDVDGSQPEPFYLDTELL; from the coding sequence GTGACATATATCCCCCGCGCAGTTCGTCAGGGACACCACGTCCTGCGGCCGCTGACCACGCGAACCGACGCCGACGCACGCGAGTTTTTCTCCGTCGACGTCGACGAGTGGAGCATGACCGCACAGTCAGTGACTCGTGCTGACCTCTCCGACACGGTCGCGCTCATCACGGGCGCGAGCCGTGGCGTCGGCCGCGGTGTCGCTCTCGAACTCGGCAGTGCCGGCGCGACAGTGTACGTCACGGGTCGAAGCGTCGACGACGACCGGACCGAGGACCTCCCGGGCACCGTCACCGAGACGGCCGACCTCGTCACCGAGCGTGGCGGCGAGGGCGTCGCCGTCCACTGTGACCACACCGTCGACGGCGACGTGGCGGCACTGTTCGAGCGAATCGCCGACGAACAGGGACGACTCGACGTGCTCGTCAACAACGTCTGGGGCGGCTACGAGGGTCACGACGAGACCTTCGCCGACCCCTTCTGGGAGCAGTCGTTGGACCGGTGGCCGGGGATGTTCGACGCCGGCGTCCGCGCACACTACACCGCCACGCGACTCGCCGCGCCGACGATGATCGAGGAAGGCGACGGCCTCGTCGTCTTCGTCTCTGCCGGTGACGGCGAGAAGTACAGAGGCAGCGTGATGTACGACGTTGCGAAGACCGCCGTCGACCGCATGGGCAAGGCCGTCGCCCACGAACTTCGGCCGCACGGCGTCGCCTCGGTCGTCCTGCATCCCGGCTTCGTCAGCACGGAGCGCGTCGAGCGGGCGTTCGCGGAGATGGACGAGGACGTGCCCGACACGACCCACTCGCCGGAGTTCGTCGGCCGCGCGGTCGTCGCACTCGCCGGCGACGACGGGGTGATGGGGAAGTCGGGGGGTGTCTACAAGACTGCCGACCTCGGGACCGAGTACGGCTTCACCGACGTCGACGGGTCACAGCCCGAGCCGTTCTACTTGGACACCGAGCTGCTGTGA
- a CDS encoding carbonic anhydrase, which produces MNQLVVDLLRVNLRHVREFRDRFDTVQDAQFPGAVTVCCSDSRVLQDHIWGNDEPGQVFTVGNIGNRVIQRTEAGPVVSGDVLYPVAHTGTETVVVVGHTGCGAVTATYDALTGRLPEGSEPAGIEYCLDLLKPHLRPGVETLPDDVGRAGAVNRLVEYNVDRQVEFLCDSDDVPDGVSVVGVVYDFQDVYGGERGEVQLVNVDGETDVDSLRESHPEVEDRINRLWTY; this is translated from the coding sequence GTGAATCAGCTGGTCGTCGACCTGCTCCGTGTCAATCTACGCCACGTCCGGGAGTTCCGCGACCGGTTCGACACGGTACAGGACGCGCAGTTTCCCGGTGCGGTGACGGTCTGCTGTTCGGACTCGCGCGTCCTTCAAGACCACATCTGGGGCAACGACGAACCCGGACAGGTCTTCACGGTCGGCAACATCGGCAACCGCGTGATTCAGCGGACCGAGGCCGGCCCGGTCGTCTCGGGCGACGTGCTCTATCCCGTCGCCCACACGGGGACGGAGACAGTGGTCGTCGTCGGCCACACGGGCTGTGGGGCCGTGACGGCGACGTACGACGCACTCACTGGCCGCCTCCCCGAAGGCTCCGAGCCGGCCGGTATCGAATACTGTCTCGACCTCCTGAAGCCGCATCTGCGACCCGGCGTCGAGACGCTTCCCGACGACGTCGGCCGCGCCGGAGCGGTCAACCGGCTCGTCGAGTACAACGTCGACCGACAGGTCGAGTTTCTGTGCGACAGCGACGACGTCCCCGACGGCGTGAGCGTCGTCGGCGTCGTCTACGACTTTCAGGACGTCTACGGCGGCGAACGCGGCGAGGTCCAGCTCGTCAACGTCGACGGCGAGACCGACGTCGACAGCTTGCGCGAGTCCCACCCCGAGGTCGAAGACCGCATCAACCGCCTCTGGACGTACTGA
- a CDS encoding LysE family translocator: MGPIGILCIQRTLSKGRRSGFVSGLGAASADAVYGAIAGFGVTALSSLLLDYRTGIRVGGGLLLLALGVQSFRAEPAETAASAADVRGLAGDYGSTFLLTVTNPLTVLAFVGIFAGLGVGASGDTTDAAVLVGGVFLGSALWWFVLSLGVSFFRSRFTRPVMRRVNQLAGAVVVGFGLLALWGVF; this comes from the coding sequence GTGGGTCCAATCGGCATCCTGTGCATCCAGCGAACGCTTTCTAAGGGGAGACGCTCCGGCTTCGTCAGCGGTCTCGGAGCGGCGTCTGCGGACGCCGTCTACGGGGCGATTGCGGGCTTCGGAGTCACGGCACTGTCCTCGCTCCTGCTCGACTACCGGACGGGAATCCGCGTCGGTGGGGGACTCTTGCTCCTGGCTCTCGGCGTCCAGTCGTTCCGTGCGGAACCGGCGGAGACGGCGGCCTCGGCCGCGGACGTACGGGGTCTCGCCGGTGACTACGGGTCCACGTTCCTGTTGACGGTGACCAACCCGCTCACCGTCCTCGCCTTCGTCGGCATCTTCGCCGGACTGGGTGTCGGCGCGTCGGGTGACACCACCGACGCCGCCGTGCTGGTCGGGGGCGTCTTCCTCGGGTCGGCACTGTGGTGGTTCGTCCTGAGCCTCGGTGTGAGCTTCTTCCGGTCACGGTTCACGCGGCCGGTCATGCGTCGGGTGAACCAGCTGGCGGGCGCAGTCGTCGTCGGGTTCGGGCTCCTCGCGCTCTGGGGTGTGTTCTAA